In the Desulfuromonas sp. DDH964 genome, TTCCCGGGATTCTCGTTGGCTTTTTCGCGTCTTTTTTCCTGCCGTGGGTGACCTGGGGGGATTCGCTGCTGGGTATTCTCGCGGGCGGGGGGAGCCTCTATCTGGTGGCGGCCGGCTATGCTTTGTTGACCGGCAAGGAGGGGATGGGGGGGGGAGACATAAAGCTGCTGGCGCTCATCGGTGCTTTTCTTGGGTGGAAAGCCATTCTCCCCATCATCTTTTTCTCCTCTGTCCTCGGTACCCTGGTTGGCGTGCCGCTGATGTGGATAAAGAGGTCCGACGGCCAGCTCGCCATTCCCTTTGGTCCGTTTCTCGCTGCAGGATCCCTCACCTATCTCTTCTGGGGCCCCATGATTGTCCGCTGGTACCTGGCGCTTTTTTGAAGAATTTCGATCCTGGGGTTGTGCGAACTGCATTTACAAGATGCTGGGGGCGATGGTTGAACCTGCCTCACTATGTGGTATGACGGGCCGGGTGTTGGCTATTCAAATCAATGATATGTATGCATCACAAAACTATAATTACTTGACAATTACTATCATTGACCTATAATTCCCACAATTTTCTAGCCTAGTGTCCATTGGGAAACCCCAGATGGGCACGGCGTGTTTTCCGAATCGGAAACGAGGAGTTTTTCGTTGTGGCAAGGAAATCGAGGGATTGCGCGGAGGCGTACACCGGTACGTCGCACAAGCAAGGCCGAAGATTGACGCCACCACGGCGGAAAATAACCGTTTTCCGGACGGAAACTAGCCTAATTTTCACGGGACGCTGCCGATGGGAAAAAACCACGTAAAGGAAATTCGTGAAGCCCTGCTGATGAGCAAGGCAGAGTTGGCCAGAAAAGCCGGGGTTTCTCCTCTGACCGTGGATCGTATCGAGCGTGGTGCTGCTTGTCGCATGGTCACGATGCGGAAAATAATCTTGGCTCTCGGTCTTGATGTCGCTGACCGGGGGAAGGTATTCCCGGAGCAGGATAATTAGTGGAACATATTTTGCTTTATAGTGCTGCTGTTATGCGGGCCTTACTCTAACCTCAACAGGGTGAAGCAATGCTTTCTCGAGGCAAAAAAGAGATCATCGGGATTGATATCGGCTCGAGTTCGGTCAAGCTGGTACAGTTGCGGGAAATGAAGGGGGGGTATGCCCTGCAGAATCTTGGCATCGCCCCGTTGCCGGCGGAAGCAATCGTCGACAATGCGATCATGGATTCCAGTTCCGTGGTCGATATTTTGCGCAACCTGGTGGAAAGCCACAAGGTTAAGACAAAAAATGTCGCCACCTCCGTTTCCGGTCACTCGGTTATCATCCGCAAGATTCAGTTGCCGATCATGACCGAGGAGGAGATGGAAGCTTCCATCCAGTGGGAGGCGGAGCAATACATCCCCTTCGATATCTCCGAGGTCAACCTCGATTTCCAGATTCTCGGTCCCGACGCCAAGGATCCGGCGCAGATGAATGTCGTGCTGGTCGCGGCCAAAAAAGATTTCGTCAACGACTACCTGGCGGTCTTCAAAGAGTGTGGCTTCGATCCCAAGGTGATGGATGTCGATTGCTTCGCCATGGAAAATGCTTTCGAGGCCAATTACCCGGAAGAGACGGCACCGGTACTGGCCCTCGTCAATATTGGCGCCAGTGCCATGAACGTCAATATCCTCAAGGATGGCGTTTCGGTATTCACCCGCGATATCCAGGTGGGTGGAAACATGTTCAACGAGGAATTGCAGAAGCGCTTGGGGGTGAGCGGAGAGGATGCGGAGACCGCCAAACTCGGCGGCGCTCTCAACGATGTCGATGCCGCCGATGTCGAAGAGGTCCTGCATGATGCCTCCGAAAACCTCGCCCAGGAAGTCCAGCGGTCCCTCGACTTTTTTGCGGCGACCTCGGCCGATGAAAAAGTTCAGAAGCTCTTTATCTGCGGGGGGTGTTCGCGTCACCCGGCGGTCAAGGAGTCCTTGCTGCGGCGGCTTGATATGCCGGTGGAGGTTCTCGATCCGTTCCGGGGGATTGCTATCGACGAGAAGAGCTTCGACCCTGAGTACGTGCATGCCGTTGGGCCGTTGATGACCGTAGCGGTGGGTCTTGCCATGAGGAGGTTGGGCGACAAATGATCCGAATCAATCTATTGCCCGTTCGGGCCGCCCAGAAGAAGGAAAAGCTCCGGGGCCAGATAGCGGTACTCATCCTTTCGCTGATTCTCGTTGTTGCGGCCTGCGGTGGTATCTATGCCAATCAGTTGATGCGCATCGAGGCGGTCCGGGATGAGATCAGGGCCAACCAGCAGGAGAGCGACCGCCTCAAGAAGACCATCGGCGAGGTTGCCCAGTTCAAGAAGATGCAGCAGGAGCTGCGGGGCAAGCTGGATGTCCTCGACAAGATCAAGCAAGGGAAGAAAGGCCCGGTTCATCTCCTGGAAGAGTTGAGCACGGCCATCCCCGACAAGGTCTGGATCGATTCCTTCAAGGAAGCGGATGGGGTTATCTTCATTAACGGTGGTGGCTTGAATGAAGAGGTGGTCGCCGAATTTCTCAGGAACCTTGAGACCTCCCCGTACTACCAGGGGGTTGAACTGCAGGTGATCGAGCAGGAGTCCCGCGGTGTTATCAAGAGCCAGAAATTTTCCCTGACCTGCCGGGTTGAAGTACCCCCGGCCGGGCCAGCGAAATAAGCGGAGGACGGTGCCGGTATGAATCCAAGAGTTGAATGGTTTTTGCGGCGTCCTGCCTACCAGCGGGCCCTGATGATTTTGGCTGTTATGCTCCTGGTGGTCGCTGCTTTCGTTTTTCTCCTTTACCTGCCCAAGGATGAGGAATACTCCAGTCTGCAGCAGGAGAGCGAAAAGGTGCTGGCCAAGCTCCAGGAAGATCGGAGGATTGCCGCCAACCTGCCCCGGTTCAAGGCCGAATATGAAAAGATGAAGCTGCAGCTTGACCAAGCCCTGACTGAATTGCCGAATGAAAAGGAGATCCCCAGCCTGCTGACGACCATCGCGACCCTGGCGAAGGAAAATGGTCTCAATGTACTGCGGTTCAAGCCGGGGGGGGAGCGCCCCCAGGGCTTTTACGCCGAAGTCCCGGTCGATCTCAAGCTGGTTGGCACTTTTCACCAGATTGCCAAATTTTTCTACGATGTCGGGGATCTTCCGCGAATCGTCAATATCGGCAAGGTCGCCATGACCCTCGGCAGGGGGGGGGCGTCAGCCGGAGCGGAACTTTCCGTCGACTGTCTGGCGGTGACCTTCCGCTTCCTCGAAGGCTCTGCCCCTGCCGCACCTGCGAAAAAGGGAGGGAATAAGTAAATGCCCTTCACCAATCTAAGACGCGTTGGCTTGATCTTGATCGCCTGTCTGCTGAGTTGGGGGTGCAGCGAGGAGGCCCCCGCCCCGTCATCGCCACCACAGGCCAAAAAAGCTCAACCCGCCAAGGCGGCTCCTGTCGATGCCGCTGCCCAGGTCGAGGAGGCCCCGGAAGTTGCCAAGTATGTCTATAATCCGATGGGGCGCCGGGATCCTTTTGTCAACCCCCTGAAGGATCTCACCTCTCCCGCGGGCCAGGATGGGGATCTGCTTACCCCGCTGCAAAAAGTCGACCTCGGTCAGTTGCGGGTGGTCGGCATCATCGTGGGGCGTGGGGAGCCGGCGGCGATGGTTGTCGGCCCCGGAAGCCGGTCATTCATTCTTAAAAAGGGTGTCAAGGTCGGCAAGAATGATGGCGTGGTGATCGGGATTGATGCAGACACAATAAAGGTACGTGAAAAATACATTGATTTTTCCGGTGAGGTCAGAACCAGTATCCAGGAGCTGCAGCTTCCGAAGCGGGGAGGAGTGAATTAATATGTGTTGCCCATACTTCAAGAAGGTCGGTGTGGTCGTGAGGTCGCTCGTTCTGCTCCTGCTGCCAATGGTGGCGGTATGCCTGACCTTGTCGGTTGCCGAGGTCTATGCAGCCCAGAAGAAAGAGAACGCCATTGCCAGTATCGACGTGGCAAATCAGGCGGCGGATACCGCGGTGAAGATTGTGACCAAGGATCCGGTCGGCTATCGCTACACGGTCTACGATTCCTTTGACCCGGTTCGTGTGGTGGTCGACTTTCCCGGCATGGATGTCTCGGAAATCGGCAAAACGATTCCCGTCAAGGATGGCGCCATTCAGGAAGTTCGCGTCTCCTCCTTCGACCTGACCTCGGGAAAACTCGGTCGGGTTGAGATGTTGCTCACCACTGCGGCCAAATACGAAGTCAGCCTGGAGGGGAACACCTTCCAGATTCGGTTTGACAAGCCTGCTTCTGCCGTAGCGACCGCCCCGGCGCCTGCCGTAACCGCCATGCCGGAAGCTCCGGCCGCCTCGAGCGGGACCTTGGCCGCCGCCGCAAGTCGCGCGGCCACAGCGCCGGTTGAAAAGCCGGCCGATCCAGAACCGGGCAAGGCAACGGTCGCGACCGTAGAACCTACCTCGGCGGCTACTGCGGTTGCCGCACCTTCCGCCGCCACGGATGAGCCCAAGGTTGATTCCAAGGCCGCTCCTGTTGCTGTCAAAGCCGCACCCGCTGCGGCCCAATGGCTCCAGTCGATCAAGGTAGAAAACGGGCAGATTCTGCTTCGCAACGACGGTACAGTTGGCAAGTACCAGTACTTCAAACTGGGCTCGCCGCCGCGGCTGGTCGTCGATCTCTTCGACGTCAAGCCACAGTTCAAGGAGCGTACGCTGCCTGTCACTGAGGGCTTTAAGCAGGTACGTGTCGGCACTTACCCGGACAAGACCCGCCTCGTTTTCGACGCTGCAGGCAGCGTCTTGCCGCAATACAGCGTCATGCCAGAGGCCAGCGACCTGATCGTTTCCTGGAATGCCGTCAAGGATGCTCCCCAGGTTGCTGCGATTGTGGAATCGCCTGCCCCTGCCGCCAATCAGCAGGAAGTCACCGTCGAGGCCGTCGATTTTGACGTCCGCGACGGGCAATCCTACCTGACCGTTTCTCTGTCCGCCCCCGGGAAGGTGATCCCGGCCTCGGCATCGGGGAACACCGTCGGTTTCGGCGTCAAGCATGCCAATATCAGTCGCGCCCTGCGCCGGACTCTCGATGCTTCGGCCTTCCCCAGTGCCGTGAAACGGGTAACGCCCTATACCGTTCTCGTCGATGACAGCCAGGATGTACGTTTTGCCGTGGAACTGAAAGGGGCGGCCCGTTATTCCCTCAAGGAGAACGGGACCTCTCTGGTCCTGGCGGTGGACAACGATGGTTTCGCCCAGCAGCCTCCGGTGGCAGGGGAGGTGGTTGCCATTCCGGTCCCGGCAGCCGAGCCGGCCGCCGTCGCCGCACCGATGCCGGAATCCGCCCCGGTGAAGGCATCCCCTGCGGCTGCCCAGTCGACTCCGGCCGTTGCCGACCAGGCGGTTCGAACTGCCCCGGCGATCGTCGAATTGGCCGGTACTGGTTCGGAAGCGACCTATTCGGGGCAGAAGATCACCCTGGTCTTTGATGATGCCGATATTCTCAATATCCTCCAGCTCATTGCCGAAGTCAGCAACCTCAATATTGTTGCCAGTGACGATGTCAAGGGGACCATTACCCTGCGCCTGGTCGATGTCCCCTGGGATCAGGCCCTCGACCTGATCATGGAGATCAAGGACCTCGGCATGGTCAAGCAGGGGAATATCGCTCGCATCATGCCGCGGGAAAAGTTGCGTGCCATGGAAGAGGCGCGCATGAATGCCTCCCGGACCCGCGAAAAGCTTGAGGATCTCAAGACCGAGCTCATCACCGTCAACTATGCGGACCTTGGGAGTGTCTCCAAACATGTCAAAGGGGTGTTGACCAAAGACCGCGAGGGAGTCTCTGTTTCGGAGGATACCCGCAACAAACAGCTGATTGTTACCTCGATTCCATCCAACCTGGCAGACATCAGGAACCTCATCAGCAAGCTCGACACCCCGGAGCGGCAGGTGATGATCGAGGCGAGAATTGTTGAAGCCAGCTCCACCTTCAGCCGGGACCTCGGCGTCAAGTGGGGATTCTCCTCAGAAGGGGAGAACCGCGACATGCAACTGGGGAACAACCAGTTCAATCTTGGATTGGGCGGCAGCTTCCTGATTTCTCCGCCTGCCGCCGGCAGCGTTATCGGTGGCGCTGGGATGGGGGCCGGGTTTACCTTCGGCAGCCTGACCGGCACCTCCCTCGATCTGCGCATTTCGGCTCTCGAAGCGGCCGGTCAGGGGAAAGTCATCTCCACCCCGCGAATTTCAACCCTCAATGGCGGCCAGGCCAAGATCAGTCAGGGGACCAAGATCCCTTACCAGTCTTCCGGTCCTGACGGACCCAAGACCGAATTCGTCGACGCCAACCTCGAGTTGACGGTCACTCCGGTAATCAACCCGGACAACAGTATGATTCTTGACATCTCGGCGACCAACAGTTCTATTGGCAACACGGTCAGCACCGGAACCGGCGGTAATGCCCCGGCTATTGATACCCGGGAGGCGAAGACCAAACTGCTGGTCCGGGATGGGGAAACGACCGTTATCGGTGGGATTTTTGTCGAAACCGACAATAACAGTAATGCCGGGGTCCCGTTGTTGATGCATCTTCCACTGGTCGGACATCTGTTCAAATCGTCCAATAGATCGAATACGCGGGCCGAGTTGCTTATTTTCATCACGCCGCGAATCGTCAACTGATCGATCCCGGAGTCTCATGAACAGAAAGGGACAGGTCCGAAGGCCTGTCCCTTTCTGTCTCGGTTAGGGAGTCGGTGGGTATGGATGCATCTGACCTGGCCCCTGGAAAGAACACTGCTGCGGCTTTGAATCGCCAACGATCACTCCGAAATATTGTGCTCATTGGTTTCATGGGGGCGGGAAAGACGACGGTCGGAGCTGTTCTGGCCGAAGCCCTCGGATACCGATTGGTCGACCTCGACCAACTGATTGTCCTGCGCTGCGGAAAATCGATCCCGGAGATTTTTTCCGAGGAGGGGGAGGCGGTCTTCCGGGATTACGAATCGGCCGCTCTCTGCTCGTTGCGCTCCACGGAAGGGACAGTCCTGGCCACCGGCGGCGGAGTGGTGGGGCGGCAGGAAAACTGGGAGACTCTGCGTGGTATCGGGCCCGTGGTCTACCTGAGACTCCCCTGGGAGATCATCTGTCAACGGCTATCCGGGGATACCCAGCGCCCCCTGGCCGACCAGAGGGACGGCGGTGAGCGATTACGCCGACTATGGACCGAACGAGCGCCACTCTATGAGCAGGCCGATTTGATCATCGATGGCGATTTGCTGACACCCGAAGAAATCGCCGGCAAAATTATCCAGGCGCTGGCAAAGGAATAGGCGGGCATGGCCAACGAACAACTGATTGTCGGTCTCGGCGAACGCAGTTATCCGATCGTGATCGGCAGCGACATTATGGCCGGCCTCGGCGCCGAGCTCAGCCGGATCAATTTCCCCAGCAAGATTGCCGTCGTCAGTAATTCCACGGTGGCCGATCTTTACTTTGCGGCAGTCCGAAGCAGCCTGGAGGCCGCGGGATTCAGTGTCACGCTGTTGTTGATCGGGGATGGGGAGGAATTTAAAACGCTCCATACCCTGGAAGCGGTCGTCGGCCAGTTGATTTCAGGAAATTTCGATCGTGGGTGCGGTTTACTGGCCCTCGGCGGCGGCGTAGTTGGCGACCTGGCCGGATTTGCCGCCGCCATTTACCTGCGCGGCGTCCCCTTTGTCCAGGTGCCGACCACTCTGCTCGCCCAGGTCGACAGCTCGGTGGGAGGCAAGACGGCGGTCAATCACCCCCTCGGGAAGAATCTTATCGGCGCATTCTACCAGCCGCGCCTCGTCTATATCGATGTGGCGACCCTCCTGACCCTTCCCCCGCGTGAATTTGCCGCCGGTCTTGCCGAAGTCGTAAAATATGGCGTTATTCGGGACCTCGATTATCTGCAGTGGCTCTCTGCTGAGCGCAAAAGGATCATGGAGCAGGACCCTGAAGTGATGATCCCCCTGGTAAAGAGGTCTTGCCAAATCAAGGCTGATGTTGTAGAAATTGACGAAAAAGAGAGCTCTTTACGCGCCATTTTGAACTTCGGCCATACTTTTGGACACGCTGTGGAAACCCTTTCCGGCTACGGGGTGGTTCGCCATGGCGAGGCGGTGGCCATCGGCATGCTGGTTGCCGCCGCGGCCGCCACGGAATTGGAGCTGTGCCGGGAAGATGAACTCGCCACCTTGCGCAGCCTGTTGGCTTCTTTTCAATTACCGATCACCCTGCCGCCCTTGGGGCTCAGCGAGATTCTGGAAGTGATGGCCCGGGACAAGAAAGTCAAGGCCGGCGTCCTGCGTCTCATTCTCAATCGCGGTCTTGGCGACTGCGAGATTCGGGATATCGCCCACCCGGAACCGCTTCTGCAAGCAGCCCTGGCCCGTCTTCAGGCCCTATAGGATTACCTCATGGCCGCCTTGGAACATACTGCCTCTATGCTTGGAAAAATTGCCGGCTATATCGAGATTCTCAGCCGGGATCCGCACTCGACGGCGTTTGTGCCGTTAGCCGATGCCTACCGTCAGTTGGGGTTGCTGGATGATGCCATCGAAGTCGCCCAAAAGGGGGTCGCCGCGCTTCCCAAGTTCAGCCCGGGCTTTATTACCCTCGGCCGCCTTCACGCCCAACGTGGTGATCTGCCGGCCGCTGAGGTAGCCTTTTCGCAGGCGATTGCTATCGAACCGGACAGCCTTCCCGCGCTGAAAGGGCTCGCTCGCGTCAGTGGCATGCAAGGGAATCGGGAGCGCGCTCGCCAGCTCCTCGAGAAAGCCAATGCGCTTCAGCCGGACGATGCCACGGTGCTGAAAATGCTCGCTGCGCTGGGACCGGCACCGCAGGGCGAAGGCAAGCCAGCGCGAACACCTGCTCCGAAGAGTGATTTGGAAGAGCGGGACGCACCGATCGCTACCGCGACCATCGCGGAGATCTATGTAAAGCAGGGTTTGCTCGGCAAGGCCCTGCATGTCTACCGCGATCTCCTCAAGGCCGACCCGGGGAACAGTGGTCTTGCCGGCCGTTATCGGGAGCTTGAACGGGAGATCAGCGGGGAAGGGGCGCCTGCTCCGATTGCAGGCGAGGCGCCCGCCGTGGAAGAAGAGGCGTCCGTTGGTTCCCCCGCCCGGGAGGAGTCCCAGATCCTTGCCACCCTGACCAGCTGGCTTGATGCAATTCGCGACAGGAGGGAAGATGTTCGCTGAAATTCTGCAGGAGATCGTTGAAGGGACCGCCGGTGGAGTTGGTGCGGTTCTTATGGGGTATGACGGCATCGCCATTGAGCAGTATTTCAAACCCTGCGAGGGAGTCGACCTGCAGATGATGGCGGTGGAATACGCCAACGTGCTCAAGGAGATCAAGCGGACGGTGGAGATTCTCAATACCGGCGACATGGAAGAGGTCGCGATCAAAACCGAGCGCTTCTATGTGGTGATCCGGGCGCTGACCGATGAATACTTCACCGCCTTGACCCTGCAACGGGATGGTAATTTCGGCAAGGGACGCTATCTGCTGTTGCGTGACGCCCAAAAACTTATCGAGGCACTGAGTTGAGTGCCGCATCCATGAAGATACTCGTCCTCCACGGACCGAATCTGAATCTGCTTGGCTCCAGGGAACCTGCTGTTTACGGAACCCGGACCCTCGCCGATATCGATGCCGAGCTGGTTTCCCTGGGACGGGAACTGGGCGCCGTGGTGGAAACCGTGCAGTCCAACCACGAGGGGGTCTTGATTGACCGGATTCATCAGGCCCGAAACGAGGGAGTCTCCGGTCTGCTCATTAATCCCGGTGGTTTTACCCATACCAGCGTCGCCCTGCGAGATGCCTTGACCGCAGTCAACCTTCCTACCGTTGAAGTCCATCTTTCCAACATTCATGCCCGGGAGTCGTTTCGTCAGCACTCCTACATTGCCCCGGTCGCTCTCGCCCAGATTGGCGGGTTCGGTGCCGACAGCTATCTGCTGGCCCTGCGGGGAATTTTAGGCATATTAAAAAAGTAAATAATTGTGAATAAAAGCGGAATATGCTAAAAGACAGGTCCGGACGGATTCGCCCTTTGCTGGAGCATTGCGCCCTCGATGGCCTGGTTTTTCTGGACCCCGCCAATCTGGCTTACCTCAGCGGGTTTTCCGGAACGGACGGAGTCCTGATTGTTACCCGCAGTGCGAGTTGTTTTCTCACCGACTCGCGTTATACGACCCAGGCCAGAGAGGAGGTCACCGCGAGTGAAGTTGGGGAATATGCCGACAAGGTGACCGGGGTTCTCGACTGGCTGCGAAAGTCCGGAATTTCCCGGGTCGGGTTTGAAGCTGCCACGCTGCCGTATGCGACGGCAATGCGCTTCAGGGAAGGGGCGCCGGGCCTCGAGTGGGTCCCCCTCGATAAGGAACTGAAGCCGTTGCGGGGGAGCAAGGACGCCGGGGAGGTTAATGCCCTGGGCCGTGCGGCAGCCCTGAACTCGGCGGCTCTCGCGGAGGTTCTGCCGCGCTTGACCCCTGGCGTCAGCGAGCGTAACTTCGCGCTTGAACTTGAGTTCGCCCTGAAGCGCCGCGGTGGCGAAGAGAAGGCGTTTGACTTTATCGTCGCCTCCGGCCGCCGGGGAGCGATGCCGCACGGGGTCGCTTCGGATAAGCTGCTGGCTGCAGGGGAACTGGTCACGATCGACTTCGGTACCCGGGTCGATGGCTATCATTCGGATGAGACGGTTACCCTGGCCCTGGGCGCGATTGAAGAGGACCAGCGGCGTGTTTTCGATACGGTTCTGGCCGCCCACGATCGGGCAATCGCGGGAATCCGTCCCGGAGTTCCCCTGCGTAGCATCGACGCCCTGGCTCGTGGATACATCGACGACCAGGGATTCGGCGAATTTTTTGGCCATGGCCTCGGCCACGGTGTTGGCCGGGAAGTTCACGAGTTTCCCGTGGTCTCGCCCCGCAGCGAAACCATCGCGGAGGAGGGGATGGTCTTTACCGTCGAGCCGGGAGTCTACCTCCCCGGGGTCTGCGGCGTCCGGATCGAGGACATGGTGGTGGTCACCGCCGACGGGTGCCGCGTGTTGACGCAGATTCCCAAGCATTTTCGTTCCCTGCCGGTTTGAGCCGGCACCAGGAGTGGCGCCCGAGGCGCCCCAAAAAGCAACGTCAAGGAGGTTCTGTTCTATGGATATCAAGGATCTGAAAACCCTCATCAAGCTGGTCACCGAAACGGATATTACCGAATTCGAGGTGGAAAACGCGGAAGAAAAGGTTCTGATCAAGCGCGGCCACGCCCAGGAAATCGTCCACGTCTCCGCTCCTGCCTACCAGGCCCCTGCTCCCATGCCGGTGGCGGCGCCTGCTGCCGGTGCGGCCCCGGCGCCGGCCACGGCGGCTCCGGTTGCGGTCACCAATGACAAATACGAAACCATTACCTCGCCGATCGTCGGTACCTTCTACCGGGCGCCGTCACCGGAATCGGACGCGTATTGCGAGGTTGGTTCCATCGTCGACAAGGGCCAGACTTTCTGCATTGTCGAGGCAATGAAATTGATGAACGAGATTGAAGCCGAATTCAAGTGCAAGGTGATCGAGATCGTCAAGGAAAATGCCCAGCCGGTCGAGTTTGGCGATCCCCTGTTCATCGTGGAGCGGATCTAGCGGGTCGCAGGATCCAGGGTCCAGGCCCCGGAATATCTGACACCTGACACCTGTTTTTCGGAGAAAAAAACTCATGTTCCATAAGATATTGATCGCAAACCGCGGAGAAATCGCCCTGCGCATCATCCGCGCCTGCAAGGAACTCGGCATCAAGACGGTGGCGGTCCACTCGGATGTGGACAGCGAGTCGCTGCATGTCAAGCTGGCTGACGAAAGTATCTGCATCGGGCCGGCCCCCAGTGCCAAGAGTTACCTGAATATGAAGTCGATCATCAGCGCCGCCGAGGTCACCGATGCCGACGCAATCCACCCCGGTTACGGCTTTCTCTCCGAGAAC is a window encoding:
- a CDS encoding aminopeptidase P family protein, translating into MLKDRSGRIRPLLEHCALDGLVFLDPANLAYLSGFSGTDGVLIVTRSASCFLTDSRYTTQAREEVTASEVGEYADKVTGVLDWLRKSGISRVGFEAATLPYATAMRFREGAPGLEWVPLDKELKPLRGSKDAGEVNALGRAAALNSAALAEVLPRLTPGVSERNFALELEFALKRRGGEEKAFDFIVASGRRGAMPHGVASDKLLAAGELVTIDFGTRVDGYHSDETVTLALGAIEEDQRRVFDTVLAAHDRAIAGIRPGVPLRSIDALARGYIDDQGFGEFFGHGLGHGVGREVHEFPVVSPRSETIAEEGMVFTVEPGVYLPGVCGVRIEDMVVVTADGCRVLTQIPKHFRSLPV
- the accB gene encoding acetyl-CoA carboxylase biotin carboxyl carrier protein, translated to MDIKDLKTLIKLVTETDITEFEVENAEEKVLIKRGHAQEIVHVSAPAYQAPAPMPVAAPAAGAAPAPATAAPVAVTNDKYETITSPIVGTFYRAPSPESDAYCEVGSIVDKGQTFCIVEAMKLMNEIEAEFKCKVIEIVKENAQPVEFGDPLFIVERI